The following nucleotide sequence is from Nitrospinota bacterium.
GCTACCTGTATCGTATAGAGAGAATCTTCAAGAATACCGGAGCGGTCCACAGCGACCTCGGTTCTCGGTGCGGAAGGGAGCGGTTTTATAATCCTGCCAGCCTCCGGCCCGGATGGTGAGAATGGTGGGAGCACCGGTTTTACAACCTTTGCTTCAATCTGCTTGCCATTACCACCGGAAACCGTGCTCTTTTTCGCGGTATTTGAAGAAATTATTCGTTTTTGAAGATTCGTGCTTTTGAAGATGGGAGAAAAAACAGTTTTGGAATTTTCAGCGATGGTTTTCATACGAATATCACCGCTTTTTTCCGACGGCACACTTCTCTGCACGGGGAGTTCGGCATCCATGGATATCTCGACCAGATTTTCATCCCCCTTTTTCGCCTCCTCGACAGACGGCTCCGGTGCCTCCATTCTGCTCTCTACAGGCTCCGTAGGGGGTATATCAGCGTTTTCTTCCCCCGAAACGGCATCCAGCCTCTCTTCCAGCTTCGAAAGCTCCTCCATTGCCTCATTGGTAACAACAGCCGCGTCACTTCTGTAAACTTCGGCCTCCTGGATCTCCTGTGAGGACGATTTCCTGCTGATGAGGTGCCCAAGGGAAAACGAGAGAACGGAGATGGCCACAATACAGCCGAGTATCAGATATACCTGCACTTTGGTAAAAGTCATACTCTCTTCCGGCAGGAGGCCACCTTTTTTCATCCCAGCTATTCTAACTTACTTTTTATTCGTGTGTAAGTGCCACCCGGCATCGAAAATGGATGATGAAATCCGGAGCTTTGTCACATCTTTTCCGGTGCGTTCACCCCAAGGATCGACAATCCGTTGGCAAGAACCACTCTCACCCTTGATATCATCGCGAGGCGGGCGTTCGTCAATCGTTTATCATCGGTCACTACCCGGTGAAGATTGTAAAATTTATGAAACAACCCTGCCAGCTCCCCAAGATAATGCGTAATCGGGTGAGGCGACAGGTTCGCGGCACAATCGGCAACAAGATCGGGGAACGCCAGAGCCTTCTTGATCATCCGGAACTCCTCCTCGCTCTCCAGCGCTCCCAGATCGGCGTTGAGAGGCGGAATTTCCGCGTACCCATTCTCGCGGGCTGTTATCAAGATATTGCATATCCTCGCATGGGCGTACTGCACATAATAAACCGGGTTCTCGCTTGACTGTTCTTTTGCCAAATCTATGTCAAAATCAAGATGGCTGTCATAACTCCTGAGCAGGAAGAAAAAACGGGCGGAATCAACACCGACCTCATCCACTACATCCTTCAGGCTGGTGAACTCCCCGCTCCTTGTGGACATCGCAACAACCTCCCCCCCCTTTTTCAGGTTCACGAGCTGGATAAGAAGCGTCTTCAGGCTTTCCGGATCGTGCCCCAGCGCCTTCACGGCCGCTTTCATCCGCGCCACATATCCATGGTGGTCGGCTCCCCATATGTCTATCAGCTCCGAGAAACCCCTCCTGTATTTGTCTGCATGGTAGGCGATATCAGCCGCAAGGTATGTCGTGGCTCCGTTTCCCCTTTTAACAACGCGGTCCTTCTCATCCCCGGCGGATGTCGTTTTCAGCCAGAGCGCCCCGTCGCTTTCGTATATCTCACCCTTTGCCACGAGGTCCTTAATAACCCCCTCCACTTTTTCCCCTTCATGGAAGGTTTTTTCGCTTGTCCAGTTGTCAAAGGAGACGCGAAAGTTATCTAGATCCTTTTTTATGTCGGAGAGAATATGGTCGGCGGTGTATTTCGTAAAGAAGGAAAGCGCCTCGGCTTCCGGCTTGTCCAGAAACTCCCTCCCATGCTTTTCGACAACCTCTCCGGCGATATCCTTGATGTAATCACCCTTGTAGCCGTTTTCCGGAAACTCCATGCTCTCGCCAAACGATTCCCTGTAGCGAACGTATGTCGACTTCCCGAGGTTTTCCATCTGCAGGCCCGCGTCGTTGACGTAATACTCCGTGGTGACATCATGCCCGGCCTTTTTGAGGAGACGCGCAAGGACATCTCCAACGGCGGCTCCACGCCCATGCCCGATATGCAGAGGCCCTGTCGGATTCGCGCTTACGAACTCTATCATTATCCTGCCGCCGCTCTTCGGCTCGCCGTTCCCGTACTCGGAAGGATTGTCGGGAATCGACTTGAACTCTTCGTGCCACACCGACGGTTTTATGAACATATTTATGAAACCCGGCCCTGCCGAGGTAACGGATGAAAAGATTTCGTTCTTCCCTAGCTCTTCCAGAAGTTTGGCGGCAATTTTTTGCGGCGCGCTTTTCAAAGGCTTCGCGCAGACCATCGCCGCGTTGGTGGAAAAATCTCCGAATTTCTCCTCAGGGGGAACCTCGATAGCTATCGCGAGCGTTTCGAAATCTGCCATCTCCCCGAACACATTAACGAGAGCTTCCTTTACGGCGGTTCTTACTTTTTCTTTCATGCTCTTTCCATAAGTTTAAAGAGCGACATTATAAGGTGATACCCCCCTTCCTACAAATGGCAATAAGGAATATCGCACGGTCGATGACCCGCCGCCTACCATGGATATTAAAATTGCACATTGAAGCTGTTAAAAGCATGAACTCATCTACCGGCTATAAGGAGCTTTACCCCCGGATACGGCTACCATTAAAAGCCTGTATCCGGGGACCTCAAGAACCGGTAAATGTTATCGCTTTCTGGACTCAGAAATTGAGGCTTACGGTTTCACCCCTTTTATATCTGCCGAATCGACATACGAATCGAGGCCTGTCCCCGGGGCCCAGTCCGCCACCAGTATCTTGCTTATACCTTTCGGTGTTACCGACACATCCTTGAAACCGGCATCGGTCAGCATTTTCTCCAGCTCCTTTACACCCGCCGCACCAGATACACATCCAGAAAGGAGAGCTAGGTCGTTCTTGATCTCTTCCGGAAGCTCCTTGAGCGCGACTACATCCGAGACGGCAAGCCGTCCGCCGGGCTTCAACACCCTGAAAGCCTCGCGAAATACAGAGTTTTTATCTGGAGAGAGGTTTATTACGCAGTTGGAGATGATAGCGTCAATGCTGTTGTCGGCTATCGGGAGGTGTTCTATCTCCCCCAGGCGAAAATCGACATTTTTAAGGCCTAGCTTCTCGGCGTTCATTCTCGCCTTGGAAAGCATATCGGGGGTCATATCGACCCCTATTACCTTCCCCTTTTCTCCGACCTGGCGAGCCGCCAGAAAGGCGTCAAAGCCTCCCCCTGCCCCGAGGTCCAGAACCGTCTCCCCTTCCTTCAGAGAGGCTATCTGTTGCGGATTACCGCATCCAAGCCCCATGTTGGCCCCTTCCGGCATTCCGGCGAGGTCTTCCTCCGAATAACCGATCTTTCTCGAAATATCCTCTACGGGAACCTCGGTTTTCGTCTCCGTATCGCTTCCACAGCACGATTTTGAAACTACAACGGCCACCGGAGCCTCGGAACCGCAACCACACCCCTCCATTCGTCCACTCTGGGCGACCTTTGCGTAATTCTCCCTTACCGCTTTCCTTATCTCATCCATCTGACTGGCATTCATTTATTTTCCTCCTCTGTTTTATTTTGCATATTAAAAAAATTGTTAAGAAGCTCTATCGTCTCACTATTGAGCGTGCAGCTTATGAATTTGCCGTTTCTCTCCATTTTTACCAATCCCGATTGATTCAGCTCCTTCAAGTGATGGGAGAGGGTTGATTGAGCAATGCCGAGATCTTTACCAAGGTCGCCGACAAATGCCACCACCTTCTCTTGTGTGGAACAGCAGTCGTTTTTATCGCTCTCCCCCTTGGGTGGACAACACTCCATCAGTTTTTGAACAATGGATATCCTATGCTCGTTGGATAACGCTTTGAAAACGTAAGCCAATTCTTCCGTTGAAATGCTTCGATACTTCGACATATCTATATATATCGATATATCCCGCCCAATGTCAAGAGAAATCTTAGCTGATAAAATATCTGCATGAGAAAGCTGATCCCTCTTGCCATATTCTCCATGGCTTTCGCGCTTATTGAGGCGGCAGTTGTCGTCTACCTTCGCGAGCTCTACTACCCGCACGGATTCGGATTTCCCCTTGCTCCCCTCCCCGGCGAAAAAGTGTACGTTGAAATTATTCGTGAGGGGGCCACGCTTGCAGTGCTCGCTTCAGTCTCGTTCCTCTCGGCTGGCGACAGGGGGAGGAGGGTCTGCTACTTCATCTTCTCATTCGGATTATGGGATATCTTTTACTACGTCTGGCTGAAGATATTTCTCGACTGGCCCGCCACCCTCCTTGCGCCCGATATCCTTTTCCTCATCCCTGTGATCTGGTGGGGGCCTGTCCTCGCCCCGGTGATAGTAGCTGCCACGATCTCCGTTGCCTCCCTTCTTTTCCTTAACAAACTTGAAACCGGGAGCGCACCGAAAATCAAAACACGGCATCTGATCATGGTACTGTTTGCCGCATCGGTTATCCTCTATACTTTCATGGCGGACGCGTATATTCTTGAATCCGGAAAAATGCCGCCGCCATTCAGATGGTTTGCTTTTGCGGCGGGGGAACTTTTGGCGCTAGGCGCATTGGCGGATATGTTTTTTATGGAGAAAAAATGAAGGCAGGTGTGATCGAAAATGGTTTAACCACCAGGTCGCTTGGAAGAAAACTTACCGTGCTCTTCGAGGTCGATTCCACAAACAAATATG
It contains:
- a CDS encoding helix-turn-helix domain-containing protein; amino-acid sequence: MAYVFKALSNEHRISIVQKLMECCPPKGESDKNDCCSTQEKVVAFVGDLGKDLGIAQSTLSHHLKELNQSGLVKMERNGKFISCTLNSETIELLNNFFNMQNKTEEENK
- a CDS encoding SPOR domain-containing protein → MKKGGLLPEESMTFTKVQVYLILGCIVAISVLSFSLGHLISRKSSSQEIQEAEVYRSDAAVVTNEAMEELSKLEERLDAVSGEENADIPPTEPVESRMEAPEPSVEEAKKGDENLVEISMDAELPVQRSVPSEKSGDIRMKTIAENSKTVFSPIFKSTNLQKRIISSNTAKKSTVSGGNGKQIEAKVVKPVLPPFSPSGPEAGRIIKPLPSAPRTEVAVDRSGILEDSLYTIQVATFPSRDEAEELEKLLKKKGHKAYIHKLTRSRSVWYRVRIGGFRTRDDALREVLHIRKKEGLQVRVDRYQKPE
- the argS gene encoding arginine--tRNA ligase produces the protein MKEKVRTAVKEALVNVFGEMADFETLAIAIEVPPEEKFGDFSTNAAMVCAKPLKSAPQKIAAKLLEELGKNEIFSSVTSAGPGFINMFIKPSVWHEEFKSIPDNPSEYGNGEPKSGGRIMIEFVSANPTGPLHIGHGRGAAVGDVLARLLKKAGHDVTTEYYVNDAGLQMENLGKSTYVRYRESFGESMEFPENGYKGDYIKDIAGEVVEKHGREFLDKPEAEALSFFTKYTADHILSDIKKDLDNFRVSFDNWTSEKTFHEGEKVEGVIKDLVAKGEIYESDGALWLKTTSAGDEKDRVVKRGNGATTYLAADIAYHADKYRRGFSELIDIWGADHHGYVARMKAAVKALGHDPESLKTLLIQLVNLKKGGEVVAMSTRSGEFTSLKDVVDEVGVDSARFFFLLRSYDSHLDFDIDLAKEQSSENPVYYVQYAHARICNILITARENGYAEIPPLNADLGALESEEEFRMIKKALAFPDLVADCAANLSPHPITHYLGELAGLFHKFYNLHRVVTDDKRLTNARLAMISRVRVVLANGLSILGVNAPEKM
- a CDS encoding arsenite methyltransferase, with protein sequence MNASQMDEIRKAVRENYAKVAQSGRMEGCGCGSEAPVAVVVSKSCCGSDTETKTEVPVEDISRKIGYSEEDLAGMPEGANMGLGCGNPQQIASLKEGETVLDLGAGGGFDAFLAARQVGEKGKVIGVDMTPDMLSKARMNAEKLGLKNVDFRLGEIEHLPIADNSIDAIISNCVINLSPDKNSVFREAFRVLKPGGRLAVSDVVALKELPEEIKNDLALLSGCVSGAAGVKELEKMLTDAGFKDVSVTPKGISKILVADWAPGTGLDSYVDSADIKGVKP